A region from the Sulfurimonas hongkongensis genome encodes:
- the metE gene encoding 5-methyltetrahydropteroyltriglutamate--homocysteine S-methyltransferase codes for MQKNYIIGFPRIGEQRELKRVLESFWAKNCSFKDVVRVASELKERHWNYQREAGIDFISSNDFSLYDNMLDTAFMLGAIPKRFSELKGEELYFAMARGTKSSVAMEMTKWFNTNYHYIVPELSTDDEYKLDASKIIDEYKQAKKLGIKTKINIIGPITFLGLSKRVDTKDSYEFLSKILPIYRELLQVISKLDERITLQIDEPIFAKDNDVKVLSLIKPTYDALANVSKNINIVVTTYFEHSNEATKVLVNTPIWGIGLDFLYGDANFESLSLISKSSKKLVAGVVDGRNIWKNDIVKTDALLQKISKEVAKEDIIISTSCSLLHTPFTLEYEEKLDAKIKNWLSFAKEKLDEVSLISKLFFSSKNGLNEEELSLLNANIKANEDRKTSTIIHDEAVTKRVSKIEKFQRDGSYEKRIKLQKELLGYKDLAITTIGSFPQTTELREARAKFKNSDITKEAYESVMKSYIDECITFQEECGIEVLVHGEPERNDMVEYFGEQLKGYGFSQNGWVQSYGSRCVKPPFIYGDISRPKPMTVDWITYAQSKTNKIMKGMLTGPVTILNWSFVRDDKPRNEVSKQIAVALSDEIDDLQKAGIKIIQVDEAAFKEGYPLREKKIKIYEEWAVRDFKIAVSSSKEETQIHTHMCYSEFNDIIKTIEAMDADVISIETARSGNELLKVFKEVGYKQEVGPGVYDIHSPRVPSVEEIVKQIKLLLEVLPKEQLWINPDCGLKTRKYEEVKPSLINMVKAVHLVRDELNI; via the coding sequence ATGCAAAAAAATTACATAATAGGTTTTCCAAGGATTGGAGAACAAAGAGAGCTAAAAAGAGTTTTAGAGAGTTTTTGGGCAAAAAATTGCTCATTTAAAGATGTAGTTAGAGTCGCGTCTGAACTAAAAGAGAGACACTGGAACTACCAAAGAGAAGCAGGTATAGACTTTATAAGTTCAAATGATTTTTCACTCTATGACAACATGTTAGATACAGCATTTATGTTAGGTGCTATCCCTAAGAGGTTTAGTGAGTTAAAAGGCGAAGAACTCTATTTTGCAATGGCTAGAGGCACAAAGAGTAGTGTAGCTATGGAGATGACAAAGTGGTTTAACACAAACTACCACTATATAGTTCCTGAACTCTCAACCGATGATGAGTACAAACTTGATGCTTCAAAGATCATAGATGAGTACAAACAAGCAAAAAAACTTGGCATCAAAACAAAGATAAATATCATAGGACCTATAACATTTTTAGGGCTATCTAAGAGAGTAGATACGAAAGATAGTTACGAGTTTTTAAGCAAAATCCTTCCTATTTACAGAGAACTTTTGCAAGTGATTTCAAAGCTTGATGAGAGAATCACTCTACAAATTGATGAGCCTATCTTTGCAAAAGATAATGATGTAAAAGTGTTAAGTCTTATAAAACCAACTTATGATGCACTTGCAAATGTTAGTAAAAACATAAACATAGTAGTTACAACTTACTTTGAGCACTCAAATGAGGCGACTAAAGTTCTTGTAAATACACCTATTTGGGGGATTGGTCTTGACTTTTTATATGGAGATGCCAACTTTGAGTCACTAAGCCTTATATCTAAGAGTTCAAAAAAACTTGTAGCTGGAGTTGTTGATGGTAGAAACATCTGGAAAAATGATATAGTAAAAACAGATGCCCTACTTCAAAAGATATCAAAAGAGGTAGCCAAAGAAGACATCATCATAAGCACCTCTTGTAGCCTTTTACACACTCCTTTTACATTAGAGTATGAAGAAAAACTAGATGCAAAGATAAAAAACTGGCTGAGTTTTGCAAAAGAAAAGTTAGATGAAGTCTCTCTTATATCAAAACTTTTTTTTAGCTCTAAAAATGGCTTGAATGAAGAAGAGTTAAGCCTTTTAAATGCAAATATAAAAGCAAATGAAGATAGAAAAACTTCAACTATTATTCACGATGAAGCAGTTACTAAAAGAGTGTCAAAGATAGAGAAATTTCAAAGAGATGGTAGTTATGAAAAGCGAATAAAACTCCAAAAAGAGCTTTTGGGCTATAAAGACTTAGCCATAACTACTATTGGTTCATTTCCGCAAACTACAGAGTTAAGAGAAGCAAGAGCTAAGTTTAAAAACTCCGACATTACAAAAGAGGCTTATGAGAGTGTTATGAAGTCTTACATAGATGAGTGTATAACTTTTCAAGAAGAGTGTGGCATCGAGGTTTTAGTTCACGGCGAGCCTGAGAGAAACGACATGGTTGAGTATTTTGGTGAGCAATTAAAAGGTTATGGTTTTTCACAAAACGGCTGGGTTCAAAGTTACGGTAGCAGATGTGTAAAACCGCCTTTTATCTATGGCGATATTAGCAGGCCTAAACCTATGACTGTTGATTGGATAACTTATGCTCAAAGTAAAACAAACAAGATAATGAAAGGGATGCTAACTGGTCCTGTAACTATCCTAAACTGGTCATTTGTAAGAGATGATAAACCAAGAAATGAAGTCTCAAAGCAGATTGCAGTAGCTCTAAGTGACGAAATAGATGACTTGCAAAAGGCAGGTATAAAAATCATCCAAGTTGATGAAGCAGCTTTTAAAGAGGGTTATCCACTAAGAGAAAAAAAGATAAAGATTTATGAAGAGTGGGCTGTGAGAGACTTTAAAATAGCGGTAAGTTCATCTAAAGAAGAGACTCAAATCCATACACATATGTGTTACAGTGAGTTTAACGACATCATAAAAACCATAGAAGCCATGGATGCAGATGTTATCTCCATAGAGACTGCTAGAAGTGGGAATGAGCTTTTAAAAGTCTTTAAAGAAGTTGGCTACAAACAAGAAGTTGGTCCTGGTGTTTATGATATTCATAGCCCAAGAGTGCCGAGCGTAGAGGAGATTGTAAAACAGATAAAACTGCTTCTTGAAGTTCTACCAAAAGAGCAATTATGGATAAATCCTGATTGTGGTCTAAAAACTAGAAAATACGAAGAGGTAAAACCAAGCCTCATAAACATGGTAAAAGCTGTTCATCTAGTAAGAGATGAACTTAATATCTAA